GGCCGGAGCGGACGTGAAATACACCGAATACCCGGGCGTTGGCCACAACAGCTGGGACAATGCCTTCGCGGAGCCGCAATTATTACCATGGCTCTTTTCGCATCATCTGTAACAGTAGATCAGCCATTCATCACATTTGAGGGGAACAGCTGTTCCCCTTTTCGCTATTTTTAACCCATTACAACAATCATCTAAATCAACCGCATGCAACGTTTTTATTCCCTGATGCTATGTATAGGCATATCCCTTGCCGCTACCGCACAGCAAAAGAAAGACCTCTCCCCGGATGACTACGGCAAATGGCAGACCCTGTCCGCCCCGGCTCTGTCAGCTAACGGCGACTGGGCTGCATATGAAATGAAAGTACAGGAAGACAATGATACCCTGTACATCGTGAACCGCCTCAGCGGCCAGCGTTACGCCCTGGAGTTCGGCACCCGGCCGGAGTTTTCGGAAGACAATAAATGGGTGGCCTGGAACATCGGTGTATCCTACAAGGAAGCGGAAAAAATGCAGGAACAGCGCCAGCCCCTCCGCTTTAAAATGGGACTGATGAACCTGCAGACGGGTAGAAAAACCGTGGTGGACGATGTAAGGGCTTTCGACTTCTCAAAGAACGGAAAGTTCCTCGCCATCAGCCTCATCCCGCCAAAAGAGAACAAGGATAAAGGAGCGGTGCTGCTGCTCAGGAACCTGACGGACAGCTCTACCCGCACCATCGGCAACGTTACGGCGCATGCTTTCAACAAGAAAAGCGACCATCTCGCCTATATCGTGGAATCCGCCAACCAGGCAGGCAATTCCGTTGAACTGTTCAATCTGGACACTTATACGCTGAAGGTCATTGCCAGCGATACCCTCAGTTTCTCCAAACTCTCCTGGTCCAAAGAAGGCGACGGCCTGGCTTTTTACAAGACCGTAAAGGATGAGGATTTCGAGGAAGAGAATGCCCAGGTATATGTATATGCCCCGCTGCATAAAAATCCGCGCCTCACCATATTCGATCCGGTAAAACAGCCGGGTTTTCCCGAAGGGATGCGCATCCATCCCGGCTCTTCGCTGCATCTGACTGATAACCTTTCCTCCGTGTATTTCAGCATCAATGAATGGACGGCGAAGCCCAAAAAAGGAGAGAAAAAGGCAGCGGATAAAGATACCACCGGCGCCGCACCGAAAGATTCCGCAGCGATAGCGGCCGTTGACAAGGATAGCACCAAAGCGGTGGCAAAAAAAGAAGGCCCCGCCGCGAAGCCCGCCGGAAAAGACAAACCTGCCGCAGTAGATATCTGGCATTGGAAAGATGCGGACATTCAGCCCCGGCAGAAGATCACCTATGCAAAGGACAAGGAACAGAGCTACCAGTCCGTCTGGAATATTGCGGCCAACACCTTTTACCAGCTGGCGAGTGACAGTGTGCCGACGGCGGACTTTGATAACCGTCATCCTTACGGGCTGATCTTCACCGATAAAAAATACAAACCCGCCTTCAAGGAAGATTTTGCCGATGTGTATCTCGTCAATACCCAAAACGGTGAAAGAAAACTGATCGGTGAAAAAATAGCCATGCAATACGGTATGGTGCCCTCGCTTTCTCCTGACGGGAAATTCGCGCTCTGGTACCGGGACAAGCAATGGTATGCTTACAATACGGCATCGGGACAAACGGTTAACCTCACCGCGAAGATACCCACCGTGTTCGAGAACTTCCGCGACGATCATCCCGCCGTTAAGCCGCCTTTCGGTACCGGTGGATGGATCAAGGGAGATAAGGAAGTGCTGCTGTACGATGAATATGATGTATATGCGGTGAAGCCCGACGGCAAAGGGTTCCGCAAGCTCACCAACGGGACGGCGGACGAGATACAGCATCGCGTATTGCGCCTGGACCAGGAAGAGCCTTTCCTGGATGACAGCAAACCGGTTTTCTTTTACCTCTACGGTGATAAAAGCAAATTCACCGGTTATGCGAAAATGGAAAAGGGCAAACTGAGCCGGGTCTTGTATGAAGACCTCCAGCTTTCCCGTCCGGTTAAAGCCAGGGATGCCGATGTGTTCCTGTTCTCGCGGATGGATTATGATCGCTCCCCGGAACTGTTTACGACCAAAGCGTTTGAAGGCGAACAGCAAATAGCCTCTTCCAACCCGCAGCAGAAAGATTACAAATGGGGCAAAAGCGAACTGGTGTCTTTCACCAACAGGAAAGGGAAGAAAATGCAGGGTGCACTGTTCTATCCCGCCGATTACCAGCCCGGCAAAAAATACCCGATGGTCGTGTACATCTATGAAACGCTGTCCAACACCGTGCATGGATATATGCCGCCATCCCGCCGGAGCGCATACAATACCACCAACTTCACCACCAACGGGTATTTCATTTTCCGGCCGGATATCGTGTATGATATCAATGACCCCGGTATGAGCGCCGTGAATTGTGTAGTGCCGGCGGTGGAGGAAGTGCTGAAAACCGGTATGATCGATAAGGACAAGATCGGATTGATGGGACATAGCTGGGGCGCGTACCAGACCTCATTCATCATCACACAGACCGATCTGTTCAAAGCCGCCTGCGCCGGCGCGCCGCTGACCAACCTGATCAGCATGTCCCTCGCCATCTACTGGAATTCCGGTGTGCCGGACCAGAAGATCTTTGAAACCAGCCAGGGCCGCTTCGATGGCCCCTGGTATGACAGGATGCAGGAGCATATGCGCAATTCTCCCATCTATCAGGCCGCGAACATCAAAGCGCCGCTGCTGGTGGCATTTGGCGATAAGGACGGTGCGGTAGACTGGCACCAGGGCATTGAAATGTACGGTACCATGCGCCGCATGGAAAAACCGCATGTGATGCTGGTGTATGCGGATGAGAACCATGGTCTCGCTAAAAAGGAGAACCAGATCGATTATCAGCAAAGACAGCGGGAGTGGTTCGATCACTACCTGCTTGGGAAGGAAGCGCCGAAATGGATCACTGAAGGCGTAACTTATCTCGATAAAATGAAAACGCAGGAAAAAGCGAAATAAAACGATTGTTTTTAGTGTCAGGATCAGCAGCGCTCCGGTAACGGGGCGCTGTTTTTTTGGGCGGATGGCTGGTGCGTTATTGGTGGCAGAGAGGGCATTTTCCCGCCTTTCGGAATGTTTCCGGTGTTTCCGGAAAAGAAAAGAACTGCCCCGGAGGACAGCTCTTATTCTCAAAATACTCGCATTTGTTAGTTGCTTTATTTGATCACCTGCATGGCGGCTTTTGCGGCGTTCACGGTAAATTCAATGTCTTCCGTCGTCAGGGCATGGCTGATGAACCAGGTCTCGTATGCAGATGGCGGCAGATAAACCCCTCTTTCCAGCATGGCGTGGAAAAAGCGTTTGAACAGTTCATTGGCGGCGCCTGATGCGGAGGTGAAATCAATGATCGGGTATTCGGCAAAGTGAACCGACAGCATGGAGCCGATCCGGTTGATCTGGTACACTACACCTGCGGCGCCGAAAGCCTCGCGCAGTCCAGCTGCCAGGAGGCTGGTCTTCTCTTCCAGCTGGGTATAGATGGAAGGATGATCGTTCAGCGTTTTCAGGAGGGTATAACCGGCAATCATGGCGATGGGATTGCCGCTGAGCGTACCGGCCTGGTACACTTTGCCAGCGGGGGCTACATGTTCCATGATCTCCCTTTTGCCTGCGAAAGCACCTACGGGCATACCGCCGCCGATGATCTTGCCGAAGGTGATGATATCTCCACGGATGCCGAGCAATTCCTGCGCACCGCCTTTCGCCAGGCGGAACCCCGTCATCACTTCATCCATGATCAGCAGGATGCCATGCGCATCACAAAGGGCGCGCAGGCCTTCCAGGAAGCCCGGTTGCGGCAGTACGCAGCCCATATTGCCGGCCACCGGTTCTATAATGATGGCGGCGATCTCTTCAGGATGCTCAGCTATCAGTTGCTCCACTGCCGGGAGATTATTGTAGGGGACGCTTAATGTATCTTCCGCCACAGCAGCGGTTACACCGGGAACAGACTGTATGCCCAGTGTGGCAACGCCGCTGCCGGCGCTCACGAGGAACGAATCCGCATGGCCGTGATAATTGCCCTCGAACTTGATGACCTTGTTGCGGCCGGTATAACCGCGCGCCAGCCGGAGGGCGGACATGCAGGCTTCCGTACCGGAGTTGACCATCCGCACCATATCGACGTTCGGCACCATCTCCACGATCAGTTCCGCTACTTTCACTTCCAGTTCGGTAGGCGCGCCAAAGGAGGTGGAGTAGGCGGCGTATTCCTGGATGGCCTTTACCACCGGCTCATAAGCATGGCCGAGGATCATGGGCCCCCAGGAGTTGATATAATCGATATACCGGTTGCCGTCCACATCATAGAGGTACGCGCCTTTGGCGTGCTGCATGAATACGGGTGTGCCGCCCACGCTTCTGAATGCGCGTACGGGAGAGTTCACCCCACCGGGGATCACTTTGCCGGCCTGCTGGAATAGTGCTTTGCTTTTTGTGTACATGCAGAAATATTTTACTGGTTCAACAATTTCACCGCGTCTTTGGCAAAATAAGTGGCGATAAGATCGGCTCCCGCACGTTTGATGCTCGTCAGGCTCTCGATAATGGCCTTTTCCTCATTGATCCATCCCATTTTTGCCGCTGCCTTGATCATCGCATATTCTCCGCTGACATGGTAAGCGCTCACGGGAACGGTTACACTGTCTTTGATCAGGCGGATGATATCAAGATAAGCCATCGCCGGTTTTACCATCACAATATCGGCGCCTTCGTCCACATCCATCAATGTTTCTTTCAGGGCTTCGCGGGCATTCGCAAAATCCATCTGGTAGGTTTTCTTGTCCCCGAAACCCGGCGCGGAGTCCAGCGCATCCCGGAACGGCCCGTAAAAGCAACTGGCATATTTGGCGCTGTAGGCCATAATCCCCGTTCTGGAAAAACCGTTGTATTCCAGCGCTTCGCGGATAGCCAGGATGCGGCCGTCCATCATATCGCTGGGCGCTACGAAGTCGGCCCCCGCACGGGCATGGCTTACGCTCATTTCAGCCAGCACATTCACGGTAGCGTCATTCACGATCTCCTGCCCCTCTACGATGCCGTCATGCCCGTAAGAGGAGTAGGGGTCCAGTGCTACATCGGTCATCACCACCATTTCCGGTACCGCGTCTTTCACGGCTTTTACCGCGCGTTGCATAAGACCGTCAGGATTGATGGCTTCCGTGCCTTTATTGTCTTTCAGTTCATCTGCACATTTGATAAAGAGCAATACGCTTTTGATGCCCATGGCCCACAACGCCTTCACTTCCTGCACGGTAAGGTCCAGCGAATGCCGGTAATAACCGGGCATGGAAGCGATCTCTTCTTTTACGCCGTTGCCTTCCGTGATGAACAGCGGGGCAATAAAATCAGCGGGGGTAAGGATCGTTTCCGCTACCATCGCGCGAATGGCAGGAGTTGTGCGTAATATTCTGTTTCTTCTGATCATCGTAAAAAATTAAACATTCAAAGATAGCCATATCATACGGCTTCACGCTTCTCCCGCCCAATCCCGCGGCTTCAGGTATTCCAGCAGCATTGCTTCGGGGCTGCCCGGGGCGGGATGGTAGTCATATTCCCAGCGCGCCTTTGCGGGCAGGCTCATCAGGATGGATTCGATACGGCCGTTTGTCTTCAGGCCGAACAATGTGCCCCTGTCGTGAATGAGATTGAATTCCACATAACGGCCACGCCTGTATTCCTGCCAGTGTACCTGTTCTTCCGTGTAGGGAAGATCTTTCCGCTTTGCCACGATGGGCAGGTAAGCCGGGATGAAGGCATTGCCGTTGGCAAACTGGAACTGCAGCAGCGCTTCTGCTGTACGGTCCGGTTGCGGGCGCAGGTAATCATAAAATATCCCGCCGATGCCGCGCGCTTCGTTATTGCGGTGTTTGTTCACGAAATATTCATCGCAATGCTGTTTATACAACGGGTACAGCGTTGTGCCGAAGGGATCGCAGGCGGCTTTGAAGGTACGGTGGAAATGCCTGCCGTCCTCCTCGAAAATATAACAGGGCGTCAGGTCCGCTCCGCCGCCAAACCAGCTGTCGGCCACAGCGCCATCATCCCCGTACAGTTCAAAATAACGGAAATTGGCATGCACGGTAGGCACAAAAGGGTTTTCCGGATGGATCACCAGCGAAATGCCGGCTGCCAGAAAACTGCTTTCTTCACCCACTTTGAATTGCTGCGCCATAACAGCGGGCAGTTTGCCATGCACTACAGAGGTATTCACACCGCCTTTCTGGAAAACGTTGCCGCCGGTGATGATACGGGTGATGCCTCCGCCTCCGCCTTCCCTTTCCCAGCGGTCTTCCCGGAACTTCGCCTTGCCGTCCATCTCCTCCACGGCCTGGCAGATCTCGTTCTGCAGCTTGTGGATGAAGGGGATGAACTGATCTTTGATACTCATGATGTAAAGCTTTTCACGGCCTCAACGAATGCTTTCGCATGATCTACCGGGATGTTCGGCAGAATGCCGTGGCCGAGGTTCGCAATATACCGCTGCGGTCCGAATGCACGGATCATTTCATGTACGGACCGGGTGATCTCCGGAATGGGCCGCATCAATTGTGCCGGATCATAGTTGCCCTGCAGGGTAACGGCAGGCCCGGCGAACTGACGGGCCAGTTCGGGTTTGATGCACCAGTCCAGCCCCAGTCCCTGTGCGCCGGTAGCGGCCATTTCTTCCAGGGCGAACCAGGCGCCCTTGGCAAAAACGATCACGGGGCATACGCCCTGCAATGCGGCTACGATGCGGCGGATATACTGGAGGGAGAATTCCTCGAAATCTTTCGGGCTGAGCAGTCCCCCCCAGGAATCGAATATCTGCACCACATCGGCCCCTGCCTGCACCTGGGCTTTCAGGTAGGCGATGGTGGTTTCGGTCACCCGGTTCAGCAGTTCATGGGCTACATCGGGTTGGGTATAGCAGAAAGCTTTTGCTTCATCGAAGGTTTTGGATCCTTTGCCCTGCACCATATAGCAGAGCAGCGTCCAGGGGGCGCCGGCAAAGCCGATGAGCGGCACTCGGCCGGCGAGGGTTTGTTTTGTCAGCGTCAGCGCTTCCATGACGTAATGCAGGCGGTCCTGCACATCGGGGATCACAATGCGGTCCAGGTCCGCCGCGGATTTCACCGGTTGCGGCAGCAGGGGCCCCATTTTTTCCACCAGCTGCACTTCCATGCCCATGGCCTGCGGTACTACAAGGATATCGGAGAAGATGATCGCCGCGTCCACGCCCACCTGGTCTACCGGCATAACGGTGATCTCGGTGGCCAGCTCGGGCGTCTGGCATCTTTCAAAGAAAGAATATTTATCGCGCAGCTTGATGTAATCCGGCAGGAATCTGCCGGCCTGGCGCATCATCCATACCGGTGGGCGGGGAACCGGTGTTCCCTGCAAGGCTTTTAGCAACAAATCGTTCTGTAATCCACTCATTCTTGGGAATTGATATTGTCAAAGTATAAAATTACTGTTTGCAGCAGTGTATCCACCGCCGGTTCAGGGCTGATCACCACTTTATTTGCCGTGAGCTGCCGCAGTGCGTTGGCGGTGGTATGCCCGATGGCGAAGCAGACCGTATGCCCCGGCAGGTTATTGGCGGAAAAGAAGCTCATCACGCTGCTGGGACTGTAAAAGAGGATGCCGTCATATACCGAAGTCAGCCGTACCGGCGTTTCCAGCGTTTCATATACGATGATCTCTTCCACATTCACCCCCTGGCCGCGCAGGATGTCCGGCAGCTCATCCCTGCGGATATTGCCGCAGAAAAAAACGACAGATGCAGCGCCGTGCTGCAGTATCCCTTCCGCCAGCGCTGTGGAATGGGCTGCGGTACCTGCAATTTCCGCCTGTGGCAGGAGGGAAACTACGGCATCCCTCGTTGCGCCCTGTATGCAAAATACACGGATGCCGCCGGTCTGTTGCACGCCTCTCAGCATATCCGCCACGATCCTCACGGCATTCGGACTGGTAAAAACGATGAGGCCGCCGGTCCGGAAGATGTCAGCGCAGCGCGCCTTTATTCCGGCCGTTATTACCGGCCTTATGGCAATGAAGGATTTTCCGGATACCACGCATCCATGCCGGAGGGCACGTTGTACCTGCTCCTCCGCAAGCGGTTTTGTGCTTAATATGTTATGCTTGTTGACGGGCATTCCTGATCGCTTCAATGACGGTATCGCCGCCCTGTGCCAGTATTTCGGCGGCAGCATCCCTGCCGGTGCCGGCAGCGGCTGCAGCTGGTACGGAACGGGTGGCGGTCATCGAAGTTACACCATCCAGACTGCAAAGATTGCCTTCAAAATGAAGCTGGCCATCCTGTATGCAGGCATATGCGCTGATGGGGGTGGTGCATCCGCCCAGCAATGTGCGCAGGAACTCGCGTTCCACGCCTGTGCAGATGGCGGTTTCCGTATGGTTCAGTGTGGCGAGGGCGTCCTGGCAGAAGGTATCGTTCTCCCGGCATGCGGCCACTATGGCGCCTTGTGCGGGTGCGGGCAGCATCCAGTCCAGTATCACGGAACTTTCCGGTCGTACGCCGATGCGTTCGAGGCCTGCCGCGGCAAAAATAGCGGCATCCCAGTTCTCGGAGGCCAGCTTTTGCAGCCGGGTATTCACGTTCCCGCGAAGATTATGCAACTGGTGCCGGGGATAACGGCGCAGCCACTGCGCTTTCCGGCGGAGACTGCTTGTGGCGATATGGGCCACATATGCCTCATCATCCAGGAAAGCGGTGCCGGTTTTATAGACCAGCAGGTCCTTCACAGGCCCGCGCTCCAGTATAGCGGCGTTAATAATGCCCTTGGGCAGTTGTGTGGGAACGTCTTTGAGGGAGTGAACGGCCACATCGATCCGTTCATTGATCAGTGCAAGGTCCAGGCTTTTTGTGAAAATACCCTGTACGCCGATCTCGTAAAGCGGCGTCACCAGGTCAATATCACCTTCGCTTTTGATAGGCACCAGCTCGGCGGCATATCCCTGTGCTGATAATAAAGTCCTGACCAGGTTAGCCTGCCACAGTGCGAGCTGGCTTTCCCGGGTACCTATTCTGATCACTTTGTCCATTTGCTATTCCTGATTAACGCCGGTCTCGAAAATATCGTTGATCATGGCGATGTACTGATCGCTTTTATCGGTATCCCGGCGCACTTTTCCGGCCATGAGATTGATCATTTTCTGGATGATGCGGGAGGATACCGCTTCTATATCTTCCAGTTTGTATTGTGCGCCGTTCTTTTGTGATTGTATTTCGCGGGTGTGGATCTCTGTCAGTTTTTCCTTTACGGCTTTCAGTACTACGGCATGTTTGCGCATTTTGAACCAGTAAAGGAACTCTTCCATATGCTCTTCGATGATGCCCATGGCTTTGGGCACTTCGTTGAGGCGCATTTGCAGGGTTTCGTCCTGCACCTTGCTCAGCTCATCCACATTCACTACCTCCACACCGGGCAGCTGGCTGACATCGGGGGCGACGTTGAAGGGAATGGACAGGTCTACGATCAGCTTCGGGTGCGCGCCTTCCAGGTTGGCACGGGTGATGGTGGGTTGCTGGGCATTGGTGGCTACCAGGATGATATCCGCTTCCCGCAGCGTTTCCTCCATTTCATCATAAGCGGCGAACTGCAGGCCATGCTGACCGGCGAATTCTTCTGCAACGGCCATCGTGCGGTTGATCAACGTGATGTTCCGCACACCCAGGTATTCCATCATGTTCTTGCTGGTATTGCGGCCGATCTTGCCTACGCCGAGCAAAACGATCTTTTTCCTGCAGATATCTTCCACCTTCTTTTCCAGCAGGCGTACCGCCGCAAAGGAAACGGACACGGTGCCGGAACTGAGACCTGTTTCGTTCTTGATCAGCTTGGAAACCTGCAATACACTGTTCACCAGCCTTTCAATGAAAGTACCGATGCATCCGCGGGATTTGGCGAACCTGGCGGCCGTTTTGATCTGGCCTACGATCTCGTAATCCCCGAGGATCTGTGAATCCAGGCCGGTGCCCACATGATAGAGATGGCGCACGGCGCCTTCGCCGCTCTTCCGGTAGGCGATCTCTTTGAACACCTGCAGGTTACCGCTGGAGATGCTGCACAGCAATTCCGCAAGTACATCGGGACTGGCGGCGAATCCATAGATCTCGGTGCGGTTGCAGGTGGACAATACGAACAGATCATCTACGCCCGCAGCTTTGCCCTGCAGCAGCAATTGATCGTATTGTTCCTGATTGATCGCGAATAACCCCCGGATCGCAGCGTCAGTTTTCTTGTAGTTGATGCCAACGATGTGGAAATGTTGTATGTCTTTAGGCTGATTGACCTGCATGATTTTCTTAAAAGCTTCCGGGTGCAAAAATACTGGCATACACTTCAAAACCGCGCCTGGTGCTGTCACTAGTGTGTCATTTCTAAACATGGCGAAAGTACATAGCAAAAAATGATCTGGATCATGTTTCGCATAAGTATATCCATACCACGTTTCAGCGTTTTCAAACAAGCGTGTGACAGTGCATGCTGATCACTGTCATGCTACTGTATTCTAACAATTTAATGACAGAAGTTACCGCATAAAGGTAGAAAAGCCCTTACTTTTGCAACAATTTTTAAGGTCTATGGTCTCGAAATCTGATACTGCCATCATCCTGATGAATCTCGGATCGCCTGATTCTACAGCGGTCCCTGATGTGAAGAAATACCTGCTGGAGTTCCTGATGGACAAACGGGTGATCGACTATCCCTGGCTGCTGCGCAAGCTGCTGGTAGGCGGTGTCATTGTACCCCGCCGTGCGGAGAAAAGCGCCGAAGCTTATAAAAGCATCTGGTGGGATGAAGGCTCTCCGCTCATTGTGCTCACGAAGCAATTGCAGAAAGCCGTGTGGCACGACCTGGAAATTCCGGTGGAGATCACCATGCGTTACGGCACGCCCTCACCCCAGGCAACCTACGACAAGCTGCTGAAGGAGCACCCGGGCCTCAAGGAGGTGATCCTGCTGCCGCTTTATCCCCACTATGCCATGAGCAGCTACGAAACTGCCGTGGAATATGCAAAAGATATCCATCGCAAAAAACGCTATCCCTTTGAGCTGAAGATCGTAAAACCCTATTACGATCGCCCGGAATATATTCACGCACTGGCCGAAAGCATGCGGCCGTATGTAGAGCAGGAGTTCGATTACCTGCTGTTCAGCTATCACGGTGTGCCGGTAAGGCATATACGAAAAGGAGATGTGACCGGCGGCCATTGCCTGAAGGTCAATGATTGCTGCCATGTTGCGTCCAAAGCGCATACACAGTGCTACCGCCACCAGGTGATCGCCACATCGGAGCTGGTGGCCGCTGAGCTGGGCATACCCAGACAGAAATGGGGCGTCTCTTTCCAGTCCAGGCTCGGAAGAGAGGAATGGATCAAGCCGTACACGGCGGAAAAGTTCGAACAGTTGCCTGCTGAAGGCGTTAAAAAGCTCCTGGTGGCCTGCCCCGCTTTTGTGTCCGATTGCCTGGAAACCCTTGAGGAGATCGGCGTGGAAGGGAAACATTCGTTCATCAGCAGCGGAGGCGACAGCTTTACCATGATCCCCTGCCTGAACACACATCCCCTGTGGGTGAAGACCATCGGCGCGTTGGTAAAAGAAGAAATGAGTGTGGTAGCGGAATAGGCATTATCCCGTTTTTTTTAGTTCACCGGACCAGAATTTTTCGGTAAATTTCATCACCGTAAATCCATCACCGATGATCCTGGCCGTTCTCAAAGAAAATGCCGGGGAAAGCAGGGTATCGCTTGTCCCGGAAGTCGTAAAGCAATTGGTACAGCTAAAAGTGGATGTCCGGGTAGAAACCGGCGCAGGCGCCGCTGCATTCTATACTGATGAAGCTTACCGCGAAGCAGGCGCCACCCTCGCCTCCCGCAATGATCTGCTGCAACAGGCGGATATGCTGTTATCCATCCGTCAGCCGGACCAGGCGGAATGGGGCCTCACCGGCGCCGGAAAGATCTGGCTGGGCGTCTATCAGCCCCTTTATCATCCCGGCCTGATGCAGCAGTGGGCAGACCGGCAACTCACCGTTTTCAGCATGGATACGATCCCGCGTACCACCCGGGCGCAAAGCATGGATGTACTGAGTTCCCAGGCCAATATAGCCGGTTACAAAGCGGTATTGCTTGCTGCGTACACCTATAGCCGTTATTTTCCCATGTTCATGACCGCCGCGGGGAGCATTCCTCCCGCAAAAGTGCTGATACTCGGTGCGGGAGTGGCCGGATTGCAGGCCATCGCCACAGCGAGGCGCCTTGGTGCAGTGGTGGAAGTGTTCGATACCCGGCCCGCCGTAAAGGAAGAGGTGATGAGCCTTGGCGGGCGTTTCGTGGAAGTGGAAGGCGCAGCTGATGCCTCGGCCGCAGGGGGATACGCCGTGGAGCAATCCGCGGAATATCAGCAGAAACAGGTAGCGAAGATCGCGGAAAGCGCCGCGAAAGCGGATATCATCATCACCACCGCCCAGATCCCCGGCAAACCCGCGCCAGTGCTTATTTCGGAAGAAATGATCGCCGCGATGAAAAAAGGTTCGGTGATCGTGGACCTTGCCGCCGCCACCGGCGGGAACACGGCATTGACAAAACATGCGGAAACCGTTATCCACGAAGGCGTGACCATCATCGGTGATTCCGACCTGGCCGGCAAAGCGCCTGCAGATGCCAGCAAACTCTACGCCCGTAACGTATTGAACTTCCTGAAGCTCATCATCGGAAAGGAAGGGCAGCTGGAGCTGAATTTTGAGGACGATATCGTGAAAGGCGCCTGCATCACGCATGGCGGCACTATCGTCAATGAGCGTGTGAAGCAGCTGCAACCCGCTGCCGTTTAATATTCCATCGAAATAATAATACCCTTCATATGAGTGCAATACTCGAATTTCTGCAATTGCATATAGAGATGGTGTACATCGTGATCTTGTCAGTATTTCTTGGTATAGAAGTCATCTCCCGTGTGCCCTCCGTACTGCATACGCCGCTGATGAGCGGCGCGAACGCCATTCACGGCGTGGTGATCATCGGCGCCATCATTGTGATGGGGAAAGCGGAGGCCGATAACTATGCCGCACTGATCCTGGGGTTCCTGGCCGTAATACTGGGAACGCTCAATGTGGTGGGTGGTTTTGTGGTGACCGACCGTATGCTGGAAATGTTTAAAAAGAAGAAATAATCGTTTATGCCTGGAACGCTTTTGCAAATAGATGCGGCCACCGGCCCCGGCCTGTTGTCCATCGCCTACCTGATCGGCTCGGTTACCTTTATCATTGGCCTGAAAATGCTCAGCCATCCGGCTACCGCCCGCAGGGGCAATCTCATAGCGGCCGGCGGCATGTTCATCGCCATACTCGGTACCATCTTCCTGTACGAAGAAGGGGGAACGAAACTGGGCAACTACGGATGGATATTCAGCGGACTGATCATCGGCTCCATTGTGGGCGTAATAGCTGCGCGCAAGGTGAAGATGACCGCCATGCCGGAAATGGTAAGCCTTTTCAATGGCATGGGAGGCGCCTGCGCCATGCTGATCTCCATCGTGGAATTCAATCATCTGTCCCATTCCCTGCCTATCAACCTTTCGCAGCTCAGCGGGGAAGGATGGGCAGCGGACCTGCTGCGTACTGCCATACAGAATATCACCTCCGCGCTGGATATAGAAGTGCACGCCGGTGGCACGCTGCTGATCATCCTGCTGGGCCTCATCATCGGCACGGTATCATTCGCCGGCAGTATCATTGCCTGGGGCAAGCTCAATGGCCGCATTAAAGATTATGCCTTTAACGGCCAGCAT
This genomic stretch from Chitinophaga sp. XS-30 harbors:
- a CDS encoding prolyl oligopeptidase family serine peptidase; this encodes MQRFYSLMLCIGISLAATAQQKKDLSPDDYGKWQTLSAPALSANGDWAAYEMKVQEDNDTLYIVNRLSGQRYALEFGTRPEFSEDNKWVAWNIGVSYKEAEKMQEQRQPLRFKMGLMNLQTGRKTVVDDVRAFDFSKNGKFLAISLIPPKENKDKGAVLLLRNLTDSSTRTIGNVTAHAFNKKSDHLAYIVESANQAGNSVELFNLDTYTLKVIASDTLSFSKLSWSKEGDGLAFYKTVKDEDFEEENAQVYVYAPLHKNPRLTIFDPVKQPGFPEGMRIHPGSSLHLTDNLSSVYFSINEWTAKPKKGEKKAADKDTTGAAPKDSAAIAAVDKDSTKAVAKKEGPAAKPAGKDKPAAVDIWHWKDADIQPRQKITYAKDKEQSYQSVWNIAANTFYQLASDSVPTADFDNRHPYGLIFTDKKYKPAFKEDFADVYLVNTQNGERKLIGEKIAMQYGMVPSLSPDGKFALWYRDKQWYAYNTASGQTVNLTAKIPTVFENFRDDHPAVKPPFGTGGWIKGDKEVLLYDEYDVYAVKPDGKGFRKLTNGTADEIQHRVLRLDQEEPFLDDSKPVFFYLYGDKSKFTGYAKMEKGKLSRVLYEDLQLSRPVKARDADVFLFSRMDYDRSPELFTTKAFEGEQQIASSNPQQKDYKWGKSELVSFTNRKGKKMQGALFYPADYQPGKKYPMVVYIYETLSNTVHGYMPPSRRSAYNTTNFTTNGYFIFRPDIVYDINDPGMSAVNCVVPAVEEVLKTGMIDKDKIGLMGHSWGAYQTSFIITQTDLFKAACAGAPLTNLISMSLAIYWNSGVPDQKIFETSQGRFDGPWYDRMQEHMRNSPIYQAANIKAPLLVAFGDKDGAVDWHQGIEMYGTMRRMEKPHVMLVYADENHGLAKKENQIDYQQRQREWFDHYLLGKEAPKWITEGVTYLDKMKTQEKAK
- the hemL gene encoding glutamate-1-semialdehyde 2,1-aminomutase, giving the protein MYTKSKALFQQAGKVIPGGVNSPVRAFRSVGGTPVFMQHAKGAYLYDVDGNRYIDYINSWGPMILGHAYEPVVKAIQEYAAYSTSFGAPTELEVKVAELIVEMVPNVDMVRMVNSGTEACMSALRLARGYTGRNKVIKFEGNYHGHADSFLVSAGSGVATLGIQSVPGVTAAVAEDTLSVPYNNLPAVEQLIAEHPEEIAAIIIEPVAGNMGCVLPQPGFLEGLRALCDAHGILLIMDEVMTGFRLAKGGAQELLGIRGDIITFGKIIGGGMPVGAFAGKREIMEHVAPAGKVYQAGTLSGNPIAMIAGYTLLKTLNDHPSIYTQLEEKTSLLAAGLREAFGAAGVVYQINRIGSMLSVHFAEYPIIDFTSASGAANELFKRFFHAMLERGVYLPPSAYETWFISHALTTEDIEFTVNAAKAAMQVIK
- the hemB gene encoding porphobilinogen synthase; the protein is MIRRNRILRTTPAIRAMVAETILTPADFIAPLFITEGNGVKEEIASMPGYYRHSLDLTVQEVKALWAMGIKSVLLFIKCADELKDNKGTEAINPDGLMQRAVKAVKDAVPEMVVMTDVALDPYSSYGHDGIVEGQEIVNDATVNVLAEMSVSHARAGADFVAPSDMMDGRILAIREALEYNGFSRTGIMAYSAKYASCFYGPFRDALDSAPGFGDKKTYQMDFANAREALKETLMDVDEGADIVMVKPAMAYLDIIRLIKDSVTVPVSAYHVSGEYAMIKAAAKMGWINEEKAIIESLTSIKRAGADLIATYFAKDAVKLLNQ
- the hemF gene encoding oxygen-dependent coproporphyrinogen oxidase, whose product is MSIKDQFIPFIHKLQNEICQAVEEMDGKAKFREDRWEREGGGGGITRIITGGNVFQKGGVNTSVVHGKLPAVMAQQFKVGEESSFLAAGISLVIHPENPFVPTVHANFRYFELYGDDGAVADSWFGGGADLTPCYIFEEDGRHFHRTFKAACDPFGTTLYPLYKQHCDEYFVNKHRNNEARGIGGIFYDYLRPQPDRTAEALLQFQFANGNAFIPAYLPIVAKRKDLPYTEEQVHWQEYRRGRYVEFNLIHDRGTLFGLKTNGRIESILMSLPAKARWEYDYHPAPGSPEAMLLEYLKPRDWAGEA